From a single Apium graveolens cultivar Ventura chromosome 2, ASM990537v1, whole genome shotgun sequence genomic region:
- the LOC141706129 gene encoding gibberellin 2-beta-dioxygenase 2-like, with protein MGVQSPNLMRNKKTCRAVGIPTIDLSMDRSLVSQLIIRACEEHGFFKLTNHGVSTEIISRIEQKSCDFFAKPASVKQQAGPLTPFGYGCKSIGFHGDKGELEYLLLDANPTSSIPQRTKAISNDPEKFSCAVDDYVQAVRELTCDILDLVAEGLGLVDKSTFSRLIDDVESDSVFRVNHYPPMDQNLKVLNPISKFQMFDTNNANNGTPSRVGFGEHSDPQILTILRSNDVGGLQICSSDGLWISVPPNPSEFCVLVGDTFQALTNDRFKGVRHRVMANSNKPRLSMMYFGAPSLNAVVSPLPQMVSSNSPTVYKPFTWGEFKKAAFSLRLAGRRLDQFKYSYNYNDDKMTEC; from the exons ATGGGTGTGCAATCTCCAAACCTTATGCGCAACAAGAAGACATGTAGAGCTGTAGGAATCCCAACCATTGATCTTTCAATGGACAGAAGTTTAGTTTCCCAACTTATTATCAGAGCTTGTGAAGAACATGGTTTCTTCAAGCTCACTAACCATGGTGTTTCTACTGAAATCATTTCAAGAATTGAACAAAAAAGTTGCGATTTTTTCGCCAAGCCAGCTTCTGTAAAACAACAAGCTGGACCTCTTACTCCCTTTGGTTATGGTTGCAAAAGTATTGGATTCCACGGAGATAAGGGTGAACTTGAATATCTCTTGCTTGATGCCAATCCTACTTCTTCCATCCCTCAAAGAACCAAAGCTATCTCCAATGACCCCGAAAAATTCAG TTGTGCTGTTGATGATTATGTACAAGCTGTAAGAGAGCTCACATGTGACATTCTTGATCTTGTGGCCGAAGGCTTAGGGCTCGTAGACAAATCTACATTTAGTAGGCTCATCGACGATGTTGAAAGTGATTCTGTTTTTCGTGTCAATCATTATCCTCCAATGGATCAGAATCTAAAGGTTTTAAATCCGATTTCCAAGTTTCAAATGTTCGATACTAATAATGCAAACAATGGTACTCCTTCTCGAGTCGGATTTGGAGAACATTCTGACCCTCAAATCTTGACAATTTTGCGATCCAATGATGTCGGGGGACTTCAAATTTGTTCAAGTGACGGACTTTGGATCTCTGTTCCTCCGAACCCTAGCGAGTTTTGTGTACTTGTTGGTGATACATTTCAG GCTTTGACAAATGATAGGTTCAAGGGTGTGAGACATAGAGTAATGGCAAACTCCAACAAGCCAAGACTGTCTATGATGTATTTCGGTGCACCATCTCTCAATGCAGTGGTCTCTCCTTTACCACAGATGGTATCATCCAACAGTCCAACTGTCTACAAGCCCTTCACTTGGGGTGAATTCAAAAAAGCCGCATTCTCTCTACGTTTGGCTGGTCGACGCCTTGATCAGTTCAAGTATAGTTACAATTACAATGACGATAAAATGACAGAATGTTGA